In one Oryza glaberrima chromosome 2, OglaRS2, whole genome shotgun sequence genomic region, the following are encoded:
- the LOC127763044 gene encoding bHLH transcription factor RHL1-like — protein sequence MQPNARQMHGGGGGGGGQDDFFDQMLSTLPAVWSELGSGKPAWDLTAGAVGGGGGASDDHSAAAFDDSALLASRLRQHQIDGGGDKPIMLQLSDLHRHHGLAAGDDSGGAAGFLPLSLFADRSQDDIDAAFKSPNGARGDHALYNGFGAAGMHGAAAMQPPPFGQGGSMPAQSFGGGAAASGGGGGGSASAAAAAGASSGGGAAAPPRQRQRARRGQATDPHSIAERLRRERIAERMKALQELVPNANKTDKASMLDEIIDYVKFLQLQVKVLSMSRLGGASAVAPLVANMSSESNGNGNATSSSGNGEAANGSSNGDNNRGGTLRVTEQQVAKLMEEDMGSAMQYLQGKGLCLMPISLATAISSATSSSLLPRTGGGAGGSLHEGGNGTSPPLVNGAATGCDDSGGKQ from the exons ATGCAACCCAACGCCCGCCAaatgcacggcggcggcggcggcggcggcgggcaggacgACTTCTTCGACCAGATGCTGTCCACGCTGCCGGCGGTGTGGTCCGAGCTCGGCTCCGGCAAGCCCGCCTGGGACCTCACGGCCGGCGccgtaggaggaggaggaggagcctcCGATGACCACTCCGCCGCGGCGTTCGACGACTCCGCGCTCCTTGCCTCCCGCCTCCGCCAGCACCAGATCGACGGTGGAGGCGACAAGCCCATCATGCTCCAACTCAGCGACCTCCACCGTCAtcacggcctcgccgccggcgatgacagcggcggcgctgccgggtTCCTTCCCCTGTCGCTGTTCGCTGACCGGTCGCAGGACGACATCGACGCCGCCTTCAAGTCCCCCAATGGCGCT AGAGGTGATCATGCGCTGTACAATGGGTTCGGGGCCGCCGGAAtgcatggcgccgccgccatgcagccgccgccgttcggGCAG GGAGGATCAATGCCGGCGCAGAGCTTCGGTGGCGGAGCggccgcgagcggcggcggcggcggcgggtcggcgtcggcggcagcggcggctggggCATCGTcgggcggaggggcggcggcgccgccgcggcagcggcagcgggcgaGGAGAGGGCAAGCCACTGACCCACACAGCATCGCCGAACGT CTCCGGAGGGAGAGGATAGCTGAGAGGATGAAGGCGTTGCAGGAGCTGGTCCCAAATGCCAACAAG ACCGACAAGGCATCGATGCTCGACGAGATCATTGATTATGTGAAGTTCCTCCAGCTCCAAGTCAAG GTTCTCAGCATGAGCAGATTGGGGGGAGCTTCTGCAGTCGCGCCTCTAGTGGCTAACATGTCATCAGAG aGTAATGGGAATGGCAATGCCACCAGCAGCAGCGGGAACGGCGAGGCGGCCAATGGCAGCAGCAACGGCGACAACAATCGTGGCGGCACACTGCGGGTGACGGAGCAGCAGGTGGCGAAGCTGATGGAGGAGGACATGGGCTCCGCCATGCAGTACCTGCAGGGGAAGGGGCTATGCCTGATGCCGATCTCTCTCGCGACGGccatctcctccgccacctcctcgtcgcTCCTCCCCCGCACTGGGGGAGGCGCTGGAGGGTCCCTACATGAAGGTGGTAATGGTACATCACCACCCTTGGTGAATGGCGCCGCCACCGGATGTGACGACTCCGGAGGTAAACAGTGA
- the LOC127763043 gene encoding DEAD-box ATP-dependent RNA helicase 1, with protein sequence MVVAMATKEEEGGPSSRVPHLPWMRNPVDIDSFSGCPVAHLPRLDLRLVKPLQRMGIESFFPVQVAAWLETIGPGAFERDICINSPTGSGKTLAYALPIVQMLATRKVRCLRALVVLPTRDLALQVKEVFDAIAPVVGLSVGSAVGQSSIADEVSNLIEKSKQGLFPSLDEEYIQMEPQTKVDILVATPGRLMDHISMTKGFSLEHLQYLVVDETDRMLREAYQSWLPTVIQLTRSSDQNHSWSDMNRETLLHPLTTIRRSGVERGFKGKSFPRLAKIVLSATLTQDPSKLSQLELQHPLLLNSGKKRYRIPTKLQSYKLVCKSNLKPLSLIVLLQELRGEKCLVFTSSVESSHRLSTLLEFFEDLPFKFSEYSRLQRESTRRKTLDAFKEGKIDVLIGTDRMARGIHIDGLRYVINYDMPPYVKTYIHRAGRTARAGESGSCFTFLRKHEVKAFDKMLKKADNSSCSLHSLPEESVETLRPVFSSALKKLEESLESEATKKSKSGDKAPNASKRKRTINT encoded by the exons atggtggtggccatggcgacgaaggaggaggagggtgggcCGTCGAGCCGCGTGCCTCACCTTCCGTGGATGCGGAACCCCGTCGACATCGACTCCTTCTCCGGTTGCCCCGTCGCGCACCTTCCCCGTCTCGATCTCAG GTTGGTGAAGCCATTGCAGAGAATGGGGATAGAATCATTTTTTCCAGTTCAAGTAGCAGCATGGCTGGAAACTATTGGTCCTGGTGCTTTTGAGAGGGATATCTGTATTAACTCCCCAACTGGATCTGGCAAGACTCTTGCTTATGCTTTGCCTATCGTTCAAATGCTCGCTACTCGAAAAGTAAGGTGCTTGCGTGCTTTGGTTGTGCTACCTACAAGGGATTTAGCATTGCAG GTTAAAGAGGTTTTTGATGCTATTGCTCCTGTTGTGGGCTTGTCAGTAGGCTCAGCAGTTGGTCAATCATCAATAGCGGATGAAGTTTCAAATCTTATTGAGAAGTCTAAACAAGGGCTTTTCCCAAGTCTTGATGAAGAATATATCCAAATGGAACCACAGACTAAAGTTgatatattggtggcaactCCTGGAAGACTGATGGATCATATCAGCATGACAAAAGGTTTCAGCCTGGAGCATCTTCAATACCTG GTGGTTGATGAGACGGACAGGATGTTGAGAGAAGCTTATCAGTCTTGGTTGCCAACAGTTATCCAGCTTACTCGCTCGAGTGATCAAAACCATTCCTGGTCGGACATGAACAGAGAAACTCTACTGCATCCATTGACTACCATTAGACGATC GGGTGTTGAGCGTGGTTTTAAAGGTAAATCCTTTCCAAGATTGGCGAAGATAGTTTTGTCTGCCACACTGACTCAAGATCCTAGCAAGCTTTCTCAACTTGAGTTGCAACATCCCTTGCTGTTGAATAGTGGAAAGAAGCGCTACAGAATTCCAACAAAGCTTCAGTCCTACAAGCTG GTCtgtaaatcaaatttaaaaccACTATCTCTGATTGTTCTTCTCCAAGAGCTGCGTGGGGAAAAATGTTTAGTTTTTACTTCCTCTGTGGAATCCAGTCACAGACTGAGCACCTTGCTGGAATTTTTCGAAGACTTGCCCTTCAAATTTAGTGAATATTCACGTTTGCAACGTGAATCGACTCGGAG GAAGACACTGGATGCCTTCAAGGAAGGGAAGATAGATGTTCTGATTGGTACAGATAGAATGGCTCGAGGAATTCATATTGATGGCTTAAGATATGTTATCAATTATGACATGCCACCGTATGTAAAAACATACATCCACCGAGCAGGTCGTACTGCTCGGGCGGGAGAGTCTGGTTCTTGCTTCACATTTTTAAGGAAACATGAG GTTAAGGCTTTTGACAAAATGCTCAAGAAGGCAGATAATTCTAGCTGCAGTCTTCATTCACTACCAGAGGAATCGGTAGAAACCCTTCGCCCAGTTTTTTCCTCTG CTCTAAAGAAATTGGAAGAGTCTCTTGAATCAGAAGCAACAAAGAAATCTAAGTCAGGAGATAAAGCGCCTAATGCTTCTAAAAGAAAGAGAACCATCAATACGTGA
- the LOC127761464 gene encoding probable CCR4-associated factor 1 homolog 7, which produces MPMSDPTAAVIPKPGGIGVGGGGGDDEEPVEIREVWADNLEEEFALIRDVVDEFPFVAMDTEFPGIVCRPVGAFRSPADYNYATLKANVDMLHLIQLGLTFSSPRGELPALGPGRRRSVWQFNFREFDDARDIFASDSIELLRRSGIDFRRNSERGVDARRFAELLMSSGVVLNDSVYWVTFHAGYDFGYLLKILTCSSLPDTQAGFFKLMKIYFPTVYDIKHLMKFCNSLHGGLNKLAELLDVERVGESHQAGSDSLVTSCAFWKLKDSFFAGSTEKYAGVLYGLNAENGVSAH; this is translated from the coding sequence ATGCCAATGTCGGATCCCACGGCGGCGGTCATCCCCAAGCCGGGgggcatcggcgtcggcggcggaggcggcgacgacgaggagccggTGGAGATCCGGGAGGTGTGGGCGGACAACCTCGAGGAGGAGTTTGCGCTGATCCGCGACGTCGTCGACGAGTTCCCCTTCGTCGCCATGGACACGGAGTTCCCTGGCATCGTGTGCCGCCCCGTCGGCGCCTTCCGCTCCCCGGCCGACTACAACTACGCCACGCTCAAGGCCAACGTCGACATGCTCCACCTCATCCAGCTCGGCCTCACCTTCTCCAGTCCGCGCGGCGAGCTCCCCGCGCTCGGCCCAGGCCGCCGCCGAAGCGTATGGCAGTTTAATTTCCGCGAGTTCGACGACGCCCGCGACATCTTCGCCTCTGACTCCATTGAGCTCCTGCGCCGTAGCGGCATCGACTTCCGCCGCAACTCCGAGCGCGGCGTTGACGCTCGCCGGTTCGCGGAGCTGCTCATGTCCTCTGGCGTCGTGCTTAACGATTCTGTATATTGGGTCACCTTCCACGCGGGCTACGACTTCGGGTACCTGCTTAAGATCCTCACATGCAGCAGCCTACCGGACACGCAAGCCGGCTTCTTTAAGCTCATGAAGATATATTTCCCCACCGTGTATGACATCAAGCACCTCATGAAGTTCTGCAATAGCCTGCACGGTGGGCTGAACAAGCTCGCCGAGCTCCTTGACGTGGAGCGCGTCGGAGAGTCCCACCAGGCCGGTTCAGATAGCTTGGTCACTTCATGTGCGTTCTGGAAGCTCAAGGATTCGTTCTTCGCTGGCTCTACCGAGAAATATGCTGGAGTGCTGTATGGGCTCAATGCGGAGAATGGTGTCAGTGCGCATTGA
- the LOC127761462 gene encoding pentatricopeptide repeat-containing protein At5g27460 — protein MAAVVRRSRLLALLVGASRPNPRPFCCSSSSSSAPPATAREDGDGGDLLSRCLLRIPRKSGRAAAAAAVERWARERGRVSPPELRRDVVRLRRARRYEQALEILSWMDSHNDFRLSPSDHMVRLELIAKVHGTSQAEEYYRKLSTAASKKAASFPLLHCYVTERNVQKAETFMAELQRYGLPVDPHSFNEIMKLYVATCQYEKVLSVIYLMKRNNIPRNVLSYNIWMNACAEVSGLASVQSAFKEMLNDDMVEVGWSTYCTLANIFKKYGQSSKALACLRTAETKLSSTGRLGYSFIMTCYAALNDRDGVIRLWEASKIVPGRIPAANYMSAMVCLIKVGDIGRAEWTFGSWEAESKKHDVRVSNVLLGAYVRNGWIEKAERLHLHMLEKGAHPNYKTWEILMEGFVQSKQMDKAVNAMKKGLSLLKTCHWRPPLELLEAIAKYFEEQGSVEDADRFIKVLQKFNLTSLPLYKSLLGAYINADIVPQNIPQMIAGDQIDMDEEMDQLIIRASKIDIT, from the exons ATGGCCGCCGTCGTGCGCCGCTCGCGCCTTCTcgccctcctcgtcggcgcctcCCGCCCAAACCCTAGACCcttctgctgctcctcctcctcctcctccgctcctccggCGACTGCtcgcgaggacggcgacggcggcgacctacTGTCGCGGTGCCTCCTCCGGATCCCGAGGAAGagcgggcgcgccgccgcggccgccgccgtcgagagaTGGGCTCGGGAGCGCGGCCGCGTCtcgccgccggagctccgccgtGACGTCGTCCGGcttcgccgcgcgcgccgctacGAGCAAGCCCTGGAG ATTTTATCATGGATGGACTCGCACAATGATTTTAGACTATCGCCCTCAGATCATATGGTTAGACTGGAATTGATTGCAAAAGTTCATGGTACTTCTCAAGCTGAGGAGTACTACAGAAAACTAAGTACTGCTGCTTCCAAGAAGGCCGCGTCATTCCCACTTCTCCATTGCTATGTTACAGAAAGAAATGTGCAGAAAGCTGAAACCTTCATGGCTGAGCTGCAGAGATATGGACTGCCTGTCGATCCTCATTCTTTCAATGAAATTATGAAACTATATGTTGCAACGTGCCAGTATGAGAAGGTCCTTAGTGTAATTTATCTGATGAAACGGAACAACATTCCAAGAAATGTTCTGTCCTACAACATTTGGATGAATGCATGTGCTGAGGTCTCTGGCTTAGCCTCAGTACAATCAGCATTCAAGGAGATGCTGAATGATGACATGGTTGAGGTTGGTTGGAGCACATACTGTACATTAGCTAACATCTTCAAGAAGTATGGACAGAGCAGTAAAGCTCTTGCTTGCCTTAGAACGGCTGAAACAAAGTTGTCATCAACAGGGCGTTTAGGGTACTCTTTCATTATGACATGTTATGCAGCCCTGAATGACAGAGATGGGGTTATTAGGCTGTGGGAGGCTAGTAAAATTGTTCCAGGTAGAATCCCTGCTGCAAACTACATGTCTGCTATGGTATGCTTGATAAAAGTTGGCGACATTGGTCGGGCCGAGTGGACCTTTGGAAGCTGGGAAGCAGAAAGCAAGAAGCACGATGTGCGGGTTTCAAATGTTCTCCTTGGTGCTTATGTGAGGAATGGATGGATCGAAAAGGCTGAGAGGCTTCATCTCCACATGCTAGAGAAAGGTGCGCATCCGAATTACAAGACTTGGGAGATACTGATGGAGGGATTTGTTCAGAGTAAGCAGATGGATAAAGCTGTCAATGCCATGAAGAAGGGCTTATCTCTGTTGAAGACTTGCCACTGGAGACCTCCACTTGAGCTGTTGGAGGCCATTGCAAAGTATTTCGAGGAGCAAGGCAGTGTGGAGGATGCAGATAGATTCATAAAGGTTCTTCAAAAGTTCAACTTGACAAGCTTGCCCCTGTACAAGTCATTGCTTGGGGCATATATCAATGCTGACATTGTGCCACAAAATATTCCTCAGATGATAGCAGGAGATCAAATAGATATGGACGAAGAAATGGACCAATTGATCATACGTGCCAGCAAGATAGACATCACGTGA
- the LOC127761461 gene encoding two-component response regulator ORR23 encodes MRAAEERKGVVPAARRRDQFPVGMRVLAVDDDPVCLKVLETLLLRCQYHVTTTNQAAIALKMLRENRDMFDLVISDVHMPDMDGFKLLELVGLEMDLPVIMLSVNGETKTVLKGITHGACDYLLKPVRIEELRNIWQHVIRRKFSTRDRANLDFYEECNKPPNADSDHVHGHVTCGSPDQSGRPSKKRKEYCSEEEDEGEVNTQDIDDPSAPKKPRVVWSVELHRKFVAAVNQLGIDKAVPKRILELMNVEKLTRENVASHLQKYRLYLKRLSAVASQQVSIVAALGGRDPFLHMGGFEGLQGYQAFTSSAALSSFTPHGLLNSPRNNPAALGTQGVPASKSIQTMSGSHTLSHSINDANKYHLSLPGNQKGNLGQGLAASLGQTQMQQKWIHEETDDLSTILSGNGLSNGMSGTLQSVTSSPLLPQELAECTQAKIVSQPSIRTSSVSSEHIEGAVGVSSGLLESRVSQQSTIPLSGFSANGLLIHGSFNNTCANKLGGTSSSCAPARSSNDLMVARDTKGGASSFGGTMLLPPDTEQKYLNFGGGNGLKQKFDDRTADSLFDPKFVWSSVPSSQLASNIGAHHAMSQRWNNSSSNSSNIGARMIGQATSSGSTVIPQMKTDFLVSGDMAMPKNASDLSIPKLQSELSSSSCSFDGLLNSIVKVEKDDVTFSDDLGCGDFYSLGACI; translated from the exons AtgagggcggcggaggagaggaagggtgtggtgccggcggcgaggaggagggaccAGTTCCCCGTCGGTATGCgtgtcctcgccgtcgacgacgacccggTGTGTCTCAAGGTGCTCGAGACCCTGCTGCTGCGCTGCCAGTATCATG TGACGACAACAAATCAGGCTGCTATCGCGCTGAAAATGCTGCGGGAAAACAGGGACATGTTTGATCTAGTTATCAGCGACGTCCATATGCCAGACATGGACGGCTTTAAGCTTCTTGAGCTTGTGGGGCTTGAAATGGACCTCCCTGTCATCA TGTTATCTGTGAATGGAGAGACCAAAACTGTATTGAAGGGGATAACCCATGGTGCCTGCGACTATCTCCTAAAACCTGTTCGAATCGAAGAGCTCAGGAATATCTGGCAGCATGTTATCAGGAGGAAATTCAGTACTCGCGACCGTGCTAATCTCGATTTCTATGAAGAGTGCAACAAGCCACCAAATGCGGATTCAGACCATGTGCATGGCCATGTTACATGTGGATCACCTGATCAAAGTGGGAGACCCagcaagaagaggaaggagtACTGTAgtgaagaggaggatgagggtGAGGTCAATACTCAAGATATTGATGATCCCTCGGCTCCAAAGAAGCCGAGAGTTGTTTGGTCAGTTGAACTACACCGGAAATTTGTCGCTGCTGTCAACCAGCTTGGAATTGACA AGGCTGTGCCAAAAAGGATACTTGAGCTCATGAATGTTGAGAAACTCACAAGGGAAAATGTTGCAAGTCACCTACAG AAGTACAGGCTCTATCTCAAACGGCTAAGCGCTGTGGCGTCGCAACAAGTTAGCATCGTTGCTGCTTTGGGAGGTAGAGACCCCTTTCTGCACATGGGTGGATTTGAAGGACTACAGGGTTATCAAGCTTTTACCTCTTCCGCAGCTCTATCATCTTTTACTCCACATGGATTGTTAAACAGTCCTAGAAACAATCCAGCAGCTCTTGGAACTCAGGGGGTACCTGCTTCAAAATCGATTCAGACTATGAGCGGAAGCCATACATTGAGCCATTCCATTAATGATGCAAATAAGTACCACCTTAGCTTACCAGGAAACCAGAAAGGAAACTTGGGACAAGGTTTGGCAGCATCGCTTGGGCAGACCCAAATGCAACAGAAGTGGATCCATGAAGAAACCGATGATCTGTCCACCATCCTATCTGGGAATGGCCTATCTAATGGTATGTCTGGCACACTCCAAAGTGTCACAAGCAGTCCTTTGCTGCCTCAAGAACTAGCCGAGTGCACACAAGCCAAAATTGTCAGTCAGCCATCAATTCGAACTTCCTCTGTAAGTTCAGAACATATTGAAGGCGCCGTCGGAGTTTCATCTGGTCTGCTTGAATCTCGTGTATCCCAGCAGAGTACTATTCCTTTATCAGGATTTTCCGCCAACGGGTTGCTAATCCATGGTTCGTTTAACAATACCTGTGCAAACAAATTGGGTGGTACATCTTCATCGTGTGCACCTGCTCGCTCTTCAAATGACCTTATGGTAGCAAGAGACACAAAAGGTGGAGCTAGCTCTTTTGGTGGCACGATGCTTTTACCTCCAGATACAGAGCAAAAGTACTTGAATTTTGGAGGTGGAAACGGTTTGAAACAGAAGTTCGATGATAGGACTGCAGACAGTCTGTTTGATCCCAAGTTCGTATGGAGTTCTGTACCGAGCTCTCAATTGGCAAGCAACATTGGGGCTCATCATGCTATGAGCCAAAGATGGAACAATAGCAGTAGTAACAGTAGCAATATTGGTGCCAGAATGATTGGGCAAGCAACCTCAAGTGGTTCAACAGTTATCCCACAAATGAAGACAGATTTCCTCGTTTCGGGAGATATGGCGATGCCGAAGAACGCCTCCGATTTGAGCATCCCGAAACTTCAGAGCGAACTTAGCtctagcagctgcagcttcgaCGGCCTTCTCAATTCCATAGTCAAAGTG GAGAAGGATGATGTTACCTTCAGCGACGACCTGGGGTGCGGCGATTTCTACTCCCTTGGAGCTTGCATATGA